A stretch of the Leopardus geoffroyi isolate Oge1 chromosome B2, O.geoffroyi_Oge1_pat1.0, whole genome shotgun sequence genome encodes the following:
- the CENPW gene encoding centromere protein W translates to MAPSTTVSQRKKIKRKAPRGFLKRVFKRQKPHLRLETSGDLLVHLNCLLFVQRLAEESRMNAFEDKCGVIKKEHVQAAAKVILKKSRG, encoded by the exons ATGGCGCCCTCGACCACAGTCTCccagagaaagaagataaaacgGAAGGCTCCCCGGGGCTTTCTTAAGCGCGTCTTCAAGCGACAGAAGCCTCACCTTCGTCTAGAGACAAGTGGCGACTTACTG GTGCACCTGAATTGTTTACTGTTTGTTCAGCGTTTAGCAGAAGAGTCCAGGATGAATGCTTTTGAGGATAAGTGTGGAGTCATTAAAAAGGAGCATGTACAGGCTGCAGCAAAG gTAATTCTAAAGAAGAGCAGAGGTTAG